In Actinomadura luteofluorescens, the sequence GAAGACGAAGAACATCTCGGTGCTGACCAGCGGGATCCACGGGGCCGCCTGCGCGATGAGGCTGAGCGCGCGCGGCATGCCGCGGATCGGCATCTTCGTCCGGTTCACGAACTCCTGGAACATCATCCCGTGATGACATTCCTCGGTCGTCTCGTGGTAGACGTAGCGGAACTCGGGCCGGCCGTTCGGCAGCCGGTAGGCGTAGTTGAGCAGCCCGCGCTTCAGCAGGTTCTCGAACTGCAGCCCGATCTTCATCGCGGTGGCGACGCGCCACAGGCCGATCTGCGACTGGATCTCCGGCGGCTGCGACCGGTACCACGCCGTCTCCCCGAGCCGGTCGAACGGCGGCAGCACCCAGCGCGGGTCGTTCTTGTCGACGAGGAACTCGGGGTCGTCCCAGGGGATGTCGGCGTAGGCCTCCCAGTGCTTGTCGACCGAGGCCTTGTTCAGGCGGTCGATGACGCCGAGGTACGACTTCTTGTCCTTGACCTGCTCGCGGACCTCGTCGGCGAGTTCGGTGGGGGCTTTCGGCATGGGGGACGCTCCCTCGGGGTGGTGCGGCCGGCCGGGGCCGGCGCGGGACGGGTCGTGGCTAGGGGCCGGTGCGGGGCCGGGCCTGCGCCGTGCCCTGCTCGGGGACGATCAGCTGCGCGACGTCCTTGACCTGGCGCAGCACCGCGGCCTGGTGGCCGTCGGCGTCGTCGTCGAGCGCGTTCTGGATGGACAGCCCGACGAACATCGCGAACAGGGTCCGCAGCGTCGTCGAGACGAAGTCGGGGGGAAGGGTGTTGTCGGGGAACAGCCGCTCGAAGGTCTCCGTGATGACCTGGAGGATCCGCTCGTTCAGGTCGCGGCACAGCGGCCGCAGCTCGTCGTCGGTGCGGGCCGCCACCGCCAGCTCCATGAGGGCCTTGGCCGGACGGCCGCGGAACACCTCCCAGAGCAGGTCGAGCGCCCCCGACACGTTGCGCCGCTCCGCCGGCAGCACCGCGAAGGCCGTCTCGTAGGCCAGGCGCTGCGCCTCCAGCAGGTGCTCCAGCGCGGCCGCGACGAGGACCATCTTCGTCGGGTAGTGGTGCTGCTGCGCCCCGCGCGAGACGCCGGCGCGGCGCGCCACCTCCGTGGTGGACGTCCCGGACCAGCCGAGGTCCACCAGGCACTCCGTGGTGGCCTCCAGGAGCCTGGCCTGCGTGCGCGACCGGCGCTCCTCCTGCGTGCGCCGCCCGGAGGAACCGTGGCGGTGACGTCTGCGGCTGCTTACTGACACGCCTCCGAAGGTACGAGCGCGACATACATGCAATCAAGCCTGCATGTATGTTGCCCGCATCACAATTGGACATCGCGTCTTATTGATCTTCGCGGCCGCCCCGTACCGCGCCCGACGTACCCGGCGCCCCGCGCGGCCTCCCCGGGGAGCAGGCGCAGTGCATCTCCTGGCCCGACGACGGGCCCCCTGGCGCCAGGCCACGATCCCGGTCATGGGAAACGCAGCGGAAGCAAGGCGATCGATCGGCGAGGGCGCCGTCGCGGGCGGCGCCCGCACGGTCGGCCTCGGCAAGGTGTACGGGGCCGGCGCCATGGCGGTGCGGGCCCTCGACGACGTCAGCGTGGAGTTCCCGGCGGGCCGGTTCACCGCGATCATGGGGCCGTCCGGGGCCGGGAAGTCCACGCTCATGCACTGCGTCGCGGGCCTGGAGGACGCGACGTCCGGCAAGGTCTACGTGGGCGGCCAGGAGCTCGGCGCGCTGTCGGACCGCCGCCTGACCCGGCTCAGGCGCGAGCGGATCGGATTCGTGTTCCAGGCGTTCAACCTGCTCCCCACGCTGACCGCCCGCGACAACATCCTCCTGCCCCTGACCCTCGCGGGGGCGGGCCCGGAGCGGGAGTGGCTCGACACGGTCGTCCGCGTCCTGAAACTGGGGGACCGGCTGTCGCACCGCCCGTCCGAGCTGTCGGGCGGGCAGCAGCAGCGGGTGGCGCTGGCACGCGCCCTGGTCACGCGCCCGCAGATCGTGTTCGCGGACGAGCCGACCGGCAACCTCGACTCCCGCACCGGCGCCGAGGTGCTGGCGCTCCTGCGCGACGCCGTGGACCACCTGGGCCAGACCGTGGCGATGGTCACCCACGACCCGGTCGCCGCCGGGCACGCCGACGCGGTGGTGTTCCTCGCCGACGGCAGGATCGTCGACGTCATGGACGCGCCCACGCCCGACCGCGTGCTCGACCGCATGCGCGGACTGGGGGACCCCCGATGACCGGCCTCGTCCTCAAGGAGCTGTGGGGACGCAAGCGCCGCCTGGCGGGCTCCCTGGTGGCGGTCTTCCTCGGCGTGACGTTCCTGACCGGGACGCTCGTCCTCGGCGACACCCTCGCGGCGAGCATCGACGGGTACGTGTCCAGCGCGTACGGCGACACGGACGTGGTCGTGCGGAACGCGACCAAGGTGAGCGACGCGCCGTGGGGCGCGCGCGGGCAGATCGACGCGTCGGTCCTGGACAGGGTGCGCCAGGTCAAGGGCGTCGCCAACGCCGAGCCGACCATCGAGGGATCCGGGCAGCTGCTCGCCTCGGACGGCACGGTGATCGCGTCGCGCGGCCCCCGGACGGCGGGCAACTGGAAGACCGACCCGAAGCTCAACCCCTACCGGCTCGCCGAGGGGCGGGCGCCCCGCGCGCCGGACGAGGTCGTCATCGACAGGATGTTCGCCGACGAGGGCCACCTGAAGGTCGGCGACCGGACGGCGGTGCTCACGCCCGAGAAGGTCCCGGTGACCGTTGTCGGCATCAGCATGTTCGGCGACGAGGAGGCCTTCGGCGAGACGTCCTTCACGGCGTTCTCCCTCGAAGGCGCCCGCCTGCACGTCGCGAAGGGCGCCGACCGCATCAGCGGTGTCGCCGTCCGGGCCCGGGACGGCGTCGACCAGGCGGAACTGGCGTCCCGCGTGCGGGCGGCGCTGCCCGCCGGGGTGCAGGCCCTCACGAAGAAGGCGCAGGTCGAGGAGGGCATGAGCCTCGTCCAGAACGGCTTCCTGCGCGTGTTCCGGACCGTGCTGGCCGCGTTCGGCGGGGTGGCGCTGCTGGTCGCCGCGTTCAGCATCCACAACACGTTCGCGATCACGATGGCGCAGCGGACCCGCGAGTCGGCCCTGCTGCGCGCGCTCGGCGCCGGGCGCCGGCAGGTCGTCACCATCGTCGGCTTCGAGGCGCTGGTGATCGGCGCCGCCGCGACCCTCGCCGGGTTCGCCGGCGGGCTCGGGTTCGCCGCCCTGCTGCGCGAGCTGTTCATCCGGTTCCGCATCGGGATCGCGCTGGAGGGCCTCACCGTCGCCGCCACCACGATCATGATCGCGGTTCCCGTCGGGCTGCTGGTCACGCTGGCCGCCGCGCTCGGGCCGGCGCTCAAGGCGTCGCGGGTGCCGCCGCTGGCCGCGCTGCGCGAGGTCGCGGCCGAGGCGTCCCGCCCGACCGAGACCCGGCTCATCGTCGGCGGCGTCTTCGCGGCCGTCGCGGTCGGCACCGTCGCGTTCGGCGCGGTCACCGAGCAGATGGCGATGGCGGCCGCGGGCGCGGTGATGACCGTCGTCTCTATGGTCGTCCTCGGGCCCGTCGCCGCCCGTCCCGTCGCGATGCTGCTCGGCGGGCCCGCGGCGCGGCTGCGCGGCGTGCCCGGGACGCTCGCGCGCGACAACGCCACCCGCAGCCCGGCGCGCACGGCAGGCGCGGCGACCGCCCTGATGATCGGCGTCGGGGTCGTCACGCTGATGACGGTGTTCCTCGGATCGCTGCGCGCCTCTCTGGAGGACGGCGTCGCCGGGTCGTTCCAGGGCCCGATCGTCGTGGACGCGGGCACCAACGAGACCGGCGGGTTCGCCACCTCGCTCGTTCAGGAGGCGGCCAAGCTGCCTCAGGTGAGTGACGTCGCCGGAATGGGCAGGGGCAGCATGCGGGTGAACGGCAAGCCGTCCACCGTAAGCGTGGCCGACCCGTCCGGCCTGCGGCGCGTCCTCGACCTGGACGTTACTCAAGGCGGCCTCACCGACGCCGGTACGTTCGCCGTCTCGAAGAAGGCCGCGGACGACAACGGCTGGCGCGTGGGTACAGCTGTCGGCGTGACGTTCGCGGACGGCGCCTCACAGAGGCTCACCGTGGGCGCCGTCTACGACAACACCGACTTGACCGGCGACTACCTCGTCCCGCGAACGGTGTGGAACGCGCACACCAGGCAGCCTCTGGACACCAGGGCGTTCCTCGAGCTGAAGCCGGGCGCGTCGGTCACGTCCGCGCGGCAGGCCCTCGCCGTCCTGGCCAAGCCGTACGGGGCGCCCGCCGTCGAGTCGCGGGACGAGTTCGTCGCGGCGCAGACCGAGGAGATGGCCGGTTTCATCAGCGTCGTCTACGGGATGCTGATCCTGGCCATCGTCGTCGCGCTGCTCGGCATCGCCAACACGCTGTCGCTCGCCGTCCACGAACGGACCCGCGAACTCGGCCTGCTCCGCGCGGTCGGCGCGACGCGCCCGCAGATCCGGTCGATGGTGCGCTGGGAATCGGTCATCGTGGCGCTGTTCGGCACCGGCGGTGGCCTCGTCCTCGGGGTCTTCCTGGGCTGGGGCCTCGGCGCGGCCCTCGGCAACCCGTTCGCGCCGCCCGCCGCGCAGGTCGCGGTCATCGCCGTGGTCGGCGCGGTCGCCGGGGCGCTCGCCGCGATCCGCCCCGCCCGGCGCGCGGCGCGGCTGGCGATCCTGTCGGCCATCGCCGCACCCTGACGCGCCCGCCCCTCCCCGTTCCCCCGGCGCCACGCCGGGGGACGGGGCGTCCTCCCAGGTCGCGAGGCCGTCCCGGGGCGGGCCGCGTGTCGCGCCCTGGCCGTGGCTAAGGTAAGTCCATGCAGGTCAACCAGTCGGGCAAGCTGATCAACGTCTGTTACGACATCCGCGGGCCGGTCCTCAAGCGCGCCAAGCAGCTGGAGAGCGAGGGAAGCAAGATCCTCAAGCTGCACATCGGCAACCCGGCCCCCTTCGGGTTCGAGGCACCGCCCGAACTCCTCCAGGACATGATCCGCAACCTGCCGGAGGCGCACGGCTACAGCGACTCCAAGGGCATCCTCCCCGCGCGCCGCGCCGTCGTGCAGCGCTTCGAGGACAGCGGGGTCGCCGGCGTCGACGTCGAGGACGTCTACCTCGGCAACGGCGTCTCCGAGCTCATCGTCATGACGCTGCAGGCGCTGCTCAACGACGGCGACGAGGTGCTCATCCCGGCGCCCGACTACCCGCTGTGGACGGCGTCGGCGTCGCTGTGCGGGGGCACGCCCGTCCACTACCTGTGCGACGAGGACGACGGCTGGCAGCCGAGCCTGGACGACATCGAGTCCAAGATCAGCGACCGCACCCGCGCCCTGGTGATCATCAACCCGAACAACCCGACCGGCGCCGTCTACTCGCGCGAGGTGCTCTCGCGCATCGTCGAGGTCGCCCGCCGCCGCAACCTGATCATCTTCGCGGACGAGATCTACGACCGGATCCTCTACGACGACACCGAACACGTCCCGATCGCGTCCCTGGCCCCCGACCTGCTGTGCCTCACCTTCGGCGGGCTGTCCAAGAACTACCGCGTCGCCGGGTTCCGCTCGGGATGGGTTGTGCTGTCCGGCCCTAAGGAGCACGCCGAGTCCTACATCGAGGGCCTCGACATCCTCGCCAACATGCGGCTGTGCCCGAACGTCCCGGGGCAGCACGCCATCCAGGCCGCCCTCGGCGGCTACCAGAGCATCGACGACCTCGTCCTGCCCACCGGGCGCCTCGGCGAGCAGCGCGACCGCGCCTGGAAACTGCTGAACGACCTGCCGGGCGTCAGCTGCGTCAAGCCCACGGGCGCCCTCTACGTCTTCCCGCGCCTCGACCCGGAGATGTACCCGATCGAGGACGACATGCGCTTCGCCCTCGACCTGCTGGAGCAGCAGAAGCTCCTCATCGTCCAGGGGACCGGGTTCAACTGGCCGTCCACCGACCACTTCCGCATCGTCACGCTCCAGTACGCCGACGACCTGGAGGACGCCGTCGGCCGCATCGGCGAGTTCCTGTCGGCCTACCGCCGCTAGGACGGCGCCGCGGCGGCGTCGAGGCGCCGGAGCGCGCCGCGGACGACCGCGGGATCCGTGGTCGCCCAGAACGGCGGCAGCGAGTTCTTGAGGAAGCCGCCGTAGCGGGCCGTGGCGAGCCGCGGGTCGAGGACGGCGACCACGCCGCGGTCGTCCATCGAGCGCAGCAGCCGGCCCGCGCCCTGCGCGAGCAGCAGCGCCGCGTGCGTCGCCGCGACCGCCATGAACCCGTTGCCGCCCCGCGCCGCGACGGCCCGGGACCGCGCCGACGACACCGGGTCGTCCGGGCGCGGGAACGGGATGCGGTCCATGATGACGAGCTGCAGCGACGGGCCGGGGACGTCGACGCCCTGCCACAGCGACAGGGTGCCGAACAGGCAGGTCCGCTCGTCCTCGGCGAACTGCTTCACCAGCAGGGACGTGGAGTCTTCGCCCTGGCAGAGCAGCGGGTGGGACAGGTGGTCCTTCAACTCGTCGGCGGCCTGGCGCGCGGCGCGCATCGAGGAGAACAGGCCGAGCGTCCGCCCGCCCGCCGCCTCGATCAGCTCGGTGATCTCGGTCAGGTAGGCGTCGGCGAGGCCGTCCCGCCCCGGCTGCGGCAGATGCCGCGCGACGTAGAGGATGCCCGCCTTCGGATGGTCGAACGGCGAACCGACGTCGAGCCCCGACCAGACGACCTGGGTCTCCTCCTCGCCCTTCTCCGTCGCGGTCTGGGCGAGGCCCTCGGCGGCGGTCTTGGCGTCCCGTGAGCCGCCCTCGTCCAGCGGCGGCAGGCCCCACTGGCGGGCGAGCGGCTCGAACGACCCGCCCAGCGTGAGCGTCGCCGACGTGAGCACTGCGGTGCGCTGCTCGAACAGCGTCGTGCGCAGCAGCCCGCCGACGCCGATCGGCGCCACGTGCAGCGCCGGAGGCCGCTTCGGGCGCCCTTCCTGGACGAACGGCTTCTCCAGCCACACCACGTCGAAGCGCTGCGCCATCTCGGGCTGGAACGCCTCCAGGATCCGCACCGCCGTGTCGTGCAGCTCCTCCAGCGAGGACCGCGCCGCCTTGCGCGCGGCCATGTCGCCGGGGTCGGCGTCCTTCTTCTCCGGCCCGAGCGCCGTGACGCAGGCGTGCGCGGCGTCCCGCACGGACGCCAGGGTGTTGCCCAGGCCGCCGGACAGGACGTCCATACGGCCCGCGGGCATCTCCTCCAGCAGAAGGCCGAGCCCTTCGGCGGCCTCCTTGAGCCGGTCGGCGAGGTGCTCCTCGGTCAGGCGCCCGCACCGCCGCGCGGCCGTCTCCACCCCGGCCGCGCTCAGATCCCCGGTCGCGACGGAGGTGACCCGGTCGACCAGCTCGTGCGCCTCGTCCACGATCACCACGTCGTGCTCGGGCAGGACCTGGAACTCCTCCAGGGCGTCGATGGCCAGCAGCGCGTGGTTCGTGACGACGATGTGCGCCTCGCCCGCCTCCGCCCGCGCCAGCTCGGCGAAGCACTCGCTGCCCTGCGGGCACCGCTGCGCGCCCAGGCACTCCTTCGCCGTCACGGCGACCTGCCGCCACGCCTGCTCGCCCACTCCCGGCACCAGCTCGTCGCGGTCGCCGGTCTTCGTCTCCTCGGCCCACTCGTTCAGCCGCTTGACCTGGCGCCCGAGCGAGGACAGCTGCTGCGGGTCGAACAGGCTCGGCCCGCCGTCCTCCTCCTCGGGCACGCCCGTCTGCACCCGGTGCAGGCACAGGTAGTTGCGGCGCCCCTTGAGGATCGCGAACTTCAGCTCCGTCCCGAGCAGTGGCCCGAGGGCCTCCGCGAGCCGCGGCAGGTCGCGGTCGACGAGCTGCCGCTGCAACGCGATCGTCGCCGTGGACACCACCACCGTCGTCTTCTCCTTGACGGCGTGGCGGATCGCGGGGACCAGATAGGCGAGCGACTTGCCCGTCCCCGTGCCCGCCTGAGCGGCGACGTGCTCCCCGGACTCGATGGCCTTCTCCACCGCCTGCGCCATCGTCACCTGCCCGGGGCGCTCGGCGCCCCCGACGGACGCGACGGCCGCGGCGAGAAGGGTCGCCATGTCGGAAATCTGGGTCTCGCTGCCGGTCAGCAGATCAGGGGCGGGCACGTCGCCCAACGCTACCGCCCGCGGCCGACACCCGCGCCCCGTCCCGCGCGACCGCGTCCCGAATCACCCCGGAGTTATCCACAGTTCGGCAAGCCGCGACGGCCCTCCGCCGCCCCTGAGAACCTCGGCACATGACATCACTGGTGATCCGCTCCGCCCAGGACGCCATCGCGGCCGTCCCCTACCTGCTCGGCTTCCACCCCTCGCGCAGCCTCGTCGTCATCGGCTTCGAGGGGCGGTCCCGCGGCACATGCGCGATCCGGCTCGACTTACCGTCGTCCGGCGAAGCCGAACGCGTCGCCGCCGTCCTGTCGGGCAACGGCTTCGCCCGCTCGCTCCTGCTCGGGTACGGCCCGCCCGGCGAGGTGGCGGAGGCCGCCCGGCCCATGCGCGCCGCCCTGGCCGCCGCGGGCGTCCCCGTCGCCGAGGCCATCCGCGTCGCCGACGGCCGCTGGTGGTCGCTCACCTGCGACGACGTCTGCTGCCCTCCCGAAGGCACCCCGTATGACATCTCCGCCAGCGCCGTCGCGGCCCAGGCGACGTTCGGAGGCCACGTGGCCCTGGCCGACCGCGCGGAGCTCGTCGCCTCCGTCCAGCCGCTCGACGGTCCCGCCCGCGCCGCCATGCACCACGCCACCGAACGCGCCGAGCGGCGCTACCTGGCCCGCCCGCCCTCGTCCGCCGAGAACGACCTCGCCTTCGTCCTCACCCTGCTCGCCCGCGCCCGCGACGGCTCCCGCCCGACCGACGACGAGGTCGCCTGGCTCGGCCTCCTCCTCACCGACCTGCGCGTCCGCGACGAGACCTGGAGCCACACCGACGAAGATCCCACGGCCGCCGACATCGCCTTCTGGCGCGACATCGTCCGCCGCGTCGACCCCGCCCGCGCCCCGGCCCCCGCGTCCCTGCTGGCGTTCGCCGCCTACAGCGCGGGCGACGGCGGCCTGGCCAACGTCGCCCTGCAACGCGCCCTGGACGCCGACCCCGCCTACTCCATGGCCGTCATCCTTCGCGAAGTGGTCAACGCCGGTGTTCCCCCCGCCAAGATGCGCCCACGCACAATTACCGCGGGCTCACGGCCCGGGGCTGCCCGCTAACGGCCCGTGAATCAGACCCGTGGTCGCAAGCCCAAGTGCTTGCGGCCGACGGTTCACGGCCACGGGCCGACGGTAACCCGGCCACGGCCGAAGCCCGTGGCCCGTGGCCCACGAGAGGGCGCGGTCGGACGACCGAGCGAGAGGAGGGGAGAGTGTGATCAGCCGGCGGCGTCGAGGACCTCGCGGAGCTTGCGCGCGAAGGCTTCGGGCTGCCCGGCGTAGCCGGACTCGCCGCCGACGAAGCCGCCGTGGTGACTCGGGAAGACGGCCGGTCGCTGACCGAGCAGCTCGGCCATCGCCACCGAGGTGCGTGCGGTGAAGGTGTCCCCGGACTCTTCGCCCACCGCGATCACGATCCTTGTCGGTGCCGCGGTCAGCGCGCCGACGTCGGGCCGGTAGTCACTGACCGCCCACGACCGGTCGGACAGCAGCGGATCGTCACGGGACCCGTCGTCCTCGGCCGGCATCCCGAACGCGGCGGGGTCCGGGGCGGGCTGGACGAAGTAGTCGTCGGTGAACTCGCCCTGCCACGACGTCATCACGATGAAGGCCGCCATGCCGGCGCCCGAGCCCGCCTTCTCGTAGACGTCCCGGACGCCGGCCCGGGCGCGCTCGGCGGCCCGGGCGTCGGGGAGCACCGCGATGAGCGGCGGCTCGTGCGCCACCAGGGTGGTCACGCAGTCGGGGTGGGCGGTCACGAGCGCGAGCGCGGTCACCGCGCCGCCGCTGCTCGCGAACATCTCGACCGGCCCCGCGCCGAGCGCCTCGATGACCGCGTACACGTCGCCGGCCTGGATCTCGGGCGCCTGGTCGACGCGGCCGTCCCTGCGGACGCTGCGCCCGAGCCCGCGCGGGTCATAGGTGATCACGCTGCGGTCAGGGAAGTGCGACGCCAGCGCGCCGAAGCCACTGGCGTCCATGGGCTGCCCGATCATGAACAGCGGCGGACGCCCGCCGCCGCCCGGCAGCGGCCCGTGAACGTCATAGACGAGGTCGACCTCGGGAGTCTTGAGCACCTGCGTAGTCATGACCACATTGACTCCGGCCACCTCGAAAACTCATCGCCCCCAACACCACAGACCACCCCGGCCAGCGCCATCGACGTGCTCGAGCGTGTTCCTGCCAAGGAGGGCATCGACATCTCCGCCGAGATCCCAAGGTCCTCACCGTCGACGCCGTCCAGGCCTCGGACGTCGTCATCACCATGGGCTGCGGCGACACGTCTCCCGTGTTCCCCGGCAAGCGCTACCTCGACTGGCGGCTCGACGACCCGGCGGGTCGGGGCGTCGACGCCGTCCGTCCCACCCGCGATGAGATCCGCGCACGCGTCGAGGCGCTCGCCGCGGAGCTCACGGCCTGAGCTTCCGGCGGGTTCCCGCCCGGTCAGGAGGAGACGGCCTCGCCAGGGGCGCCGGGGTCGATGCGACGGTCGCGGTTGCGGTCGTTCCAGGCGCGCATGCGGGGCGGGTACCCGACGATCTGGACGTCGTAGACGGGCAGGCCGAGGTCGCGGGCCACCTTGCCGATGACCTTGGGAGAGCCGACGCGGCGGCGCGTCCACTCGCCGTCGTGGGCGACGGCGACGGCCGTGGTGTCGGTGGCGTACGTCTCGGGCTCGACGAAGAACTCGACGCCGCGGCGGGCGCGGGCGAAGGCGATCAGCGCCTCGATGTCGGAGTCCGTCGCCTCCCGGTCGAGCTTGGTGACCGTGGAACCGCGGTGCCTGCGGATCCCGAACCGATCCCGGAACCTCATCGTCAACCCCGTCGTCTGGTCCCGCCCGGAACCGCTCCGGAGCGGGCTTGCGGTGTACGACGATAACGAGGCCGGCGGCGCGCCGGTTCCCGACACAGCGGCGGCGACCCCGGCGGGCCGGGAGGCCGCGCCCTAGACTGGCGCCTTCGGGGGATCATCACGCGGGGGTGTCGATGAACGGGCCGAACCTTGTTCGGCGGGTGGCCGGGGCCGTGCTCGCGGTCGCGGTGTTCGGGTTCCTGAGCACCCTCACCCCGGCCCAGGGCAAGGTGAGGCCCGTCGCGCGGACCGAACCCCCCAAGGCCGGCCCCGGGCCGAGACCGGCGGCGCCCCCCAAGCCGCCGCCGCCCGACTGCGCGCGGGCCAAGTGCCTGGCGCTGACGTTCGACGACGGGCCCGCGGAGAGCACCGCGGAGCTGCTGGACATCCTCGCCGCCCGCAAGGTCAGGGCGACGTTCTTCATCGTGGGCGAGAACGCCGCGAGGCACCCGGAGCTGGTGCGGCGCGAGCTGGAGGCCGGGCACGAGATCGCCGACCACAGCTACACGCACGCCGACCTCGGAAGGGCGTCCAAGAAGAAGATCATGGCGGAGCTGACGCGGACGCAGGACGCGATCCGGCGGGCGTCGGGGGTCACGCCCGTGCTGCTCAGGCCGCCCTACGGGTCGACCTCCGAGCGGCTGACGAAGATCACGCGGGAGCTGGGGATGGCGCAGGTGCTGTGGACGGTCGACCCCCTCGACTGGGAGCACCGCGACACCGCCTACGTCGAGAAGCGGGTGCTGAAGGCGGCGCGGCCCGGCTACATCGTGCTGATGCACGACATCCATCCGACGAGCGTGCGGGCCGTCCCGAAGATCATCGACCGGCTGGCGGCCGAGGGGTACGTGTTCGTCACGGTGCCCGAGCTGTTCGGCGGGCGCCTGACCCCCGGGAAGGAGTACGTCCAGCGGAATTCAGGGGATCCTCAGGGTCTTCCCTGA encodes:
- a CDS encoding polysaccharide deacetylase family protein, with protein sequence MNGPNLVRRVAGAVLAVAVFGFLSTLTPAQGKVRPVARTEPPKAGPGPRPAAPPKPPPPDCARAKCLALTFDDGPAESTAELLDILAARKVRATFFIVGENAARHPELVRRELEAGHEIADHSYTHADLGRASKKKIMAELTRTQDAIRRASGVTPVLLRPPYGSTSERLTKITRELGMAQVLWTVDPLDWEHRDTAYVEKRVLKAARPGYIVLMHDIHPTSVRAVPKIIDRLAAEGYVFVTVPELFGGRLTPGKEYVQRNSGDPQGLP